One part of the Algibacter sp. L1A34 genome encodes these proteins:
- the purL gene encoding phosphoribosylformylglycinamidine synthase — protein sequence MIHFFGNVTSNVFAVQTTKELSTETISKLTWLFGNQTQIEQASIDAFFVGPRAAMITPWSTNAVEITQNMGISGIIRIEEFSASTEEFKDFDPMISEKFSSLNQDMFTIDIKPESILNIEDIAAYNEQEGLSLSTEEVDYLEGVAKKIKRPLTDSEVFGFSQVNSEHCRHKIFNGTFVIDGEEKPTSLFKLIRKTSETHPNDIVSAYKDNVAFVKGPVVEQFAPKTADKPDFYETKNYESVISLKAETHNFPTTVEPFNGAATGAGGEIRDRLAGGKGSLPLAGTAVYMTSYSRLEENRHWEQKFKARKWLYQTPMDILIKASNGASDFGNKFGQPLITGSVLTFEHAENASSSDSEPRKLGFDKVIMQAGGIGYGKADQALKDTPKEGDKIVILGGENYRIGMGGAAVSSADTGALSSGIELNAVQRSNPEMQKRAANAVRGMVESDENFIVSIHDHGAGGHLNCLSELVEDTGGHIDLDKLPVGDPTLSAKEIIGNESQERMGLVISEDHTEILQKIADRERSPMYTVGEVTGNDRFTFESKTKGDKPMDLALEDMFGSSPKTVLTDKTVVRNYKNPRYKTKNLKIYLEQVLQLEAVGCKDWLTNKVDRCVGGKVAKQQCVGPLQIPLNNVGVMALDFKGKEGVATSIGHSPISGLINPVAGSRNSITEALTNLVWAPLKDGLNAVSLSANWMWPCKNEGEDARLYEAVKAISEFSIDLGINVPTGKDSLSMKQKYPDGDVISPGTVIISAGANCNDITKVVEPVLKQNGGNIYYINISQDDFKLGGSSFNQVLNAIGNETPNVKDATYVKAVFNTIQNLITEDKIVAGHDVASGGLITTLLELCFADINLGADLDLSKLGEEDAIKVLFAENSGIVFQADASVETILSENKIKAINIGSVNNTGQLNIKNNDESFSFDVAETRDVWYKTSYLLDQKQTANNLAEARFNNYKNQPLQYTFPKNFTGKLEAFTGKRPKAAILREKGSNSEREMANAMYLAGFDVKDVHMTDLISGRETLEDIQFLGAVGGFSNSDVLGSAKGWAGAIKYNEKANKVIQDFFKREDTLSVGICNGCQLFMELEEINPEHEVHGKMIHNDSHKHESSFTSVKIQDNNSVMLSTLAGTELGVWISHGEGKFNLPLSEENYNIVAKYGYEGYPNNPNGSDYNTAMLSDKTGRHLVTMPHIERSTFQWNWANYPEGRTDEVSPWLEAFVNARLWLTA from the coding sequence ATGATTCATTTCTTTGGAAACGTAACGAGCAATGTCTTTGCTGTTCAAACAACAAAAGAATTATCTACCGAAACCATCTCTAAATTAACATGGCTTTTTGGCAACCAAACACAAATAGAACAAGCATCGATAGATGCTTTTTTTGTTGGCCCACGTGCTGCCATGATTACACCTTGGAGTACAAATGCTGTTGAAATCACTCAGAATATGGGGATTTCAGGCATTATCAGAATTGAAGAGTTTTCAGCTTCAACGGAAGAGTTCAAAGATTTCGACCCAATGATTTCAGAAAAATTCTCTAGCTTAAATCAAGATATGTTCACTATCGATATTAAGCCAGAATCTATTTTAAACATCGAAGATATTGCTGCTTACAACGAGCAAGAAGGCTTATCTTTAAGTACTGAAGAGGTTGATTATTTAGAAGGTGTTGCGAAAAAAATTAAACGTCCTTTAACAGATTCTGAAGTTTTCGGCTTTTCTCAAGTAAACTCAGAGCACTGTCGTCACAAAATTTTCAACGGAACCTTTGTCATTGATGGCGAAGAAAAACCAACATCACTTTTCAAATTAATTAGAAAAACATCCGAAACACATCCAAACGATATTGTTTCGGCTTATAAAGATAACGTTGCTTTTGTAAAAGGACCAGTTGTAGAGCAATTTGCTCCTAAAACAGCTGACAAACCAGATTTTTACGAAACAAAAAATTACGAGTCCGTTATTTCTCTTAAAGCGGAAACACATAACTTCCCAACAACCGTAGAACCTTTTAATGGTGCTGCAACTGGTGCTGGTGGAGAAATTAGAGATCGTCTTGCTGGCGGAAAAGGTTCTTTACCTTTAGCAGGAACAGCTGTTTACATGACATCGTATTCTCGATTAGAAGAAAATCGCCATTGGGAACAAAAATTTAAAGCTAGAAAATGGCTTTATCAAACACCAATGGATATTTTAATAAAAGCCTCAAATGGTGCTTCAGATTTTGGAAACAAATTTGGACAACCTTTAATTACAGGTTCTGTTTTAACTTTTGAACATGCCGAAAACGCATCATCTAGCGATTCTGAACCAAGAAAATTAGGTTTCGATAAAGTTATTATGCAAGCTGGTGGTATTGGTTACGGTAAAGCAGACCAAGCCTTAAAAGATACACCAAAAGAAGGCGACAAAATTGTTATTCTTGGTGGTGAAAATTATAGAATTGGAATGGGAGGCGCTGCGGTGTCTTCTGCAGATACAGGTGCACTTTCATCTGGTATTGAGTTAAACGCAGTACAACGTTCTAATCCAGAAATGCAAAAACGTGCTGCCAATGCTGTTCGTGGTATGGTAGAAAGCGATGAAAACTTCATTGTTTCTATTCACGATCACGGCGCCGGTGGACACTTAAACTGTTTATCAGAATTAGTTGAAGATACTGGAGGACATATCGATTTAGATAAATTACCTGTTGGAGATCCGACTTTATCAGCAAAAGAAATTATTGGTAACGAATCGCAAGAACGTATGGGCTTAGTGATTTCTGAAGATCATACTGAAATACTTCAAAAAATTGCAGACCGAGAACGTTCGCCAATGTACACTGTTGGAGAGGTTACTGGTAACGATCGTTTTACTTTCGAATCCAAGACCAAAGGCGACAAACCAATGGATTTAGCTCTAGAAGATATGTTTGGTAGCTCTCCAAAAACTGTTTTAACAGATAAAACTGTTGTTAGAAATTATAAAAACCCACGTTATAAAACCAAAAACTTAAAAATCTATTTAGAGCAAGTTTTACAACTTGAAGCTGTAGGTTGTAAAGATTGGTTAACAAACAAAGTAGACCGTTGTGTTGGTGGTAAAGTTGCCAAACAACAATGTGTTGGACCTTTGCAAATTCCTTTAAACAATGTTGGTGTTATGGCGCTAGATTTTAAAGGGAAAGAAGGTGTTGCAACCTCTATAGGCCACTCGCCTATTTCTGGTTTAATTAACCCTGTTGCAGGAAGTAGAAACTCAATAACAGAAGCACTTACAAACTTAGTTTGGGCACCTTTAAAAGATGGCTTAAATGCGGTTTCGCTTTCAGCAAACTGGATGTGGCCATGTAAAAATGAAGGTGAAGATGCGCGCTTATACGAAGCTGTAAAAGCAATTTCAGAATTTTCTATAGATTTAGGAATCAATGTGCCAACCGGAAAAGATTCACTTTCTATGAAACAAAAATATCCTGATGGTGATGTTATCTCTCCTGGAACGGTTATTATTTCTGCTGGTGCTAACTGTAATGATATTACTAAAGTTGTTGAACCTGTTTTAAAACAAAACGGTGGTAACATTTACTATATCAATATTTCTCAAGACGATTTTAAATTAGGAGGAAGTTCTTTCAACCAAGTCTTAAATGCTATTGGAAACGAAACACCTAATGTAAAAGATGCGACTTATGTAAAAGCAGTTTTTAATACCATTCAAAATTTAATAACAGAAGATAAAATTGTTGCTGGTCACGATGTGGCTTCGGGTGGTTTAATTACTACTTTATTAGAACTTTGCTTTGCTGATATTAATTTAGGTGCCGATTTAGATCTTTCTAAATTAGGTGAAGAAGATGCTATAAAAGTACTTTTTGCTGAAAACTCAGGAATTGTTTTTCAAGCAGATGCTTCTGTTGAAACTATCTTATCAGAAAATAAAATAAAGGCTATTAATATTGGTTCTGTAAACAATACAGGACAATTAAACATCAAAAACAACGACGAGAGTTTCTCTTTCGATGTTGCAGAAACTAGAGATGTTTGGTATAAAACGTCTTATTTATTAGACCAAAAACAAACGGCAAATAATTTAGCTGAAGCACGTTTCAATAATTATAAAAATCAACCTCTTCAATATACATTCCCGAAAAATTTCACAGGAAAACTAGAAGCTTTTACAGGCAAACGCCCAAAGGCGGCTATTCTTCGTGAAAAAGGATCAAATTCAGAACGCGAAATGGCTAACGCTATGTATTTAGCTGGTTTCGATGTGAAGGATGTACACATGACAGATTTAATCTCTGGGCGTGAAACCTTAGAAGATATTCAGTTTTTAGGAGCCGTTGGTGGATTTAGTAATTCAGATGTACTTGGTTCTGCAAAAGGATGGGCAGGCGCAATTAAATACAACGAGAAAGCAAATAAAGTAATTCAAGATTTCTTTAAAAGAGAAGATACTTTATCGGTTGGTATCTGTAATGGTTGTCAATTATTTATGGAATTAGAAGAAATTAATCCGGAGCATGAAGTACACGGAAAAATGATTCATAATGATTCTCATAAACACGAAAGTTCTTTCACGTCTGTAAAAATTCAAGATAATAACTCTGTAATGCTTTCAACTTTAGCAGGAACGGAATTAGGTGTTTGGATTTCTCATGGTGAAGGTAAATTTAACTTACCGCTTTCCGAAGAAAACTATAATATCGTTGCTAAATACGGTTACGAAGGGTATCCAAATAATCCAAACGGATCGGATTACAACACCGCAATGCTTTCTGATAAAACAGGGCGTCACTTAGTAACTATGCCACACATTGAGCGTTCTACGTTTCAATGGAACTGGGCAAATTACCCAGAAGGAAGAACTGACGAAGTTTCTCCTTGGTTAGAAGCTTTTGTGAATGCTAGATTATGGTTAACTGCTTAA
- a CDS encoding endonuclease: protein MKHFYLFFLFITTLSFAQLTPPQNLQSYYQDVDFSQTGLDLFNDLAIETATKHTQYLTYTPGIWNASKITDQDPDNLNNVLLIYGYSDTDGNYVTDRTRGNGLTGGTQGIHWNREHTFPNSLASPKLESTGKDVPPYADAHNLRPSDVKMNSNRGNLKYITNIGSDGNPITTTAANISGSWYPGDEWKGDAARIIMYMYLRYGTQCKPSFVAIGETNTIDSNMINLLLEWNAQDPVSIVEDQRNAYHGDANNTYGQGNRNPFIDNPYLATVIWGGQTATNRWGESQPTDTEAPTAPTNLTAANATSTTVDLSWDASTDDTGVTSYQIYVDGAYFLSSQSTTTITLTGLNPETTYSFAVLATDLANNKSDLSDAVNATTLEDSTPAIDACISETFENLVSTDGLNNNQYGNRTWTGNDGGSWTASLARIDEVISPESKAITFDVRGTKEGNITSPSFPGGIGNLTATTQRAYSGGSGNLDVMVNGNVVGSLPYGDSAQTTTISNINITGNVTIVITENTSGGDRVILDDLSWTCYTSLSTDDKFLEDLKIYPNPVKGSNINIDTNEPLEFGIYDILGKQTNKGVISSSAQSIDLANLKHGVYILKLSSEARSITKKIVKQ from the coding sequence ATGAAACACTTTTACTTATTCTTTTTATTTATTACAACTTTAAGTTTTGCGCAGTTAACACCGCCACAAAACTTACAAAGCTATTACCAAGATGTCGATTTTTCGCAAACTGGACTAGACCTTTTTAACGACCTAGCCATAGAAACAGCTACAAAACACACCCAATACCTAACTTACACACCTGGCATTTGGAACGCTAGTAAAATAACAGATCAAGATCCTGATAACCTAAATAATGTATTATTAATTTACGGCTACAGTGATACAGACGGCAACTATGTTACAGACCGAACACGTGGCAACGGCCTCACTGGAGGAACCCAAGGAATTCATTGGAACAGAGAACACACCTTTCCAAACTCTTTGGCAAGTCCAAAATTAGAAAGTACAGGTAAAGATGTTCCTCCATATGCGGATGCTCACAACCTAAGACCATCGGATGTTAAAATGAACTCCAATCGCGGAAATTTAAAATACATAACCAATATCGGATCAGACGGTAACCCAATCACAACTACAGCGGCTAATATTTCTGGAAGCTGGTATCCTGGTGATGAGTGGAAAGGTGATGCGGCAAGAATTATTATGTACATGTATTTAAGATATGGTACACAATGTAAACCATCGTTTGTTGCAATTGGAGAAACAAATACCATAGATAGCAACATGATTAATTTACTTTTAGAATGGAATGCACAAGATCCTGTTTCTATTGTTGAAGATCAAAGAAATGCTTATCACGGAGATGCTAACAATACCTACGGACAAGGAAACAGAAATCCTTTTATTGATAATCCTTATTTAGCAACTGTTATTTGGGGCGGACAAACTGCAACAAATCGCTGGGGAGAATCTCAACCAACAGACACAGAAGCTCCAACAGCACCAACAAATTTAACAGCAGCTAACGCAACAAGCACTACTGTAGATTTAAGTTGGGATGCCTCTACAGATGATACCGGTGTTACCTCTTATCAAATTTATGTTGATGGCGCATATTTTTTGTCTTCACAATCAACAACCACAATAACACTTACAGGTCTAAACCCAGAAACTACATATAGCTTTGCTGTACTTGCTACTGATTTAGCAAATAACAAATCGGATTTAAGCGATGCTGTAAATGCAACAACACTAGAAGATTCTACGCCAGCAATTGATGCATGTATCTCAGAAACTTTCGAGAACTTAGTCTCCACAGACGGATTGAATAATAACCAATACGGAAACAGAACTTGGACAGGAAATGATGGTGGCTCATGGACCGCCTCCCTAGCTAGAATAGACGAAGTTATTTCACCAGAAAGTAAAGCCATTACTTTTGATGTTAGAGGCACTAAAGAAGGTAATATTACATCTCCATCGTTCCCAGGTGGTATAGGTAACCTTACCGCAACCACCCAAAGAGCTTACAGCGGAGGCTCTGGAAATTTAGACGTTATGGTAAATGGTAACGTTGTTGGCTCACTACCTTATGGAGATTCAGCACAAACAACAACCATTTCTAATATCAATATTACTGGCAATGTAACTATTGTAATTACAGAAAACACAAGTGGTGGAGATCGTGTAATTCTAGATGATTTATCTTGGACTTGTTACACTTCATTAAGTACAGATGATAAATTTTTAGAAGACCTAAAAATCTATCCAAACCCAGTAAAAGGAAGCAATATTAATATTGACACCAACGAACCTCTAGAATTTGGTATCTATGATATTCTTGGAAAGCAAACCAATAAAGGTGTTATTTCTTCTTCTGCGCAAAGCATAGATTTAGCAAACTTAAAGCATGGTGTTTATATTTTAAAACTTTCTTCGGAAGCAAGAAGCATCACTAAAAAAATAGTAAAACAATAA
- a CDS encoding RsmB/NOP family class I SAM-dependent RNA methyltransferase — MRLHRNLCFAVIDGLTLIFNEGKYADKVIQQLLKRDKRWGARDRGFVAETTYEMVRWKRLYAEIAEVKEPFDRDNLWRMFAVWATLKGVKLPDWKYFEGTPLRRIKGRYDELSNNRKFKESIPDWMDEIGVKELGKELWSKEIEALNVQADVILRVNTLKTTKEELQTALFDLDIETDFLPDHPSALKLKERANVFSTEMFKNGHFEVQDASSQLVAEFLNVEPGMRVVDACAGAGGKTLHLASLMENKGQIIAMDIYGNKLNELKRRAKRNGAHNIENRAIESTKVIKKLYDKADRVLIDAPCSGLGVLRRNPDAKWKLQPEFIDKIKKTQQEIIQQYCKMVKPGGQMVYATCSVLPSENQDQVATFLKSEAGENFSLVKDKKVMAHKSGFDGFYMALLERKAN, encoded by the coding sequence ATGCGATTACACAGAAATTTATGCTTTGCGGTTATTGATGGTTTAACCCTAATTTTTAACGAAGGCAAATACGCCGATAAGGTGATACAACAACTTTTAAAACGTGATAAACGTTGGGGAGCAAGAGACCGTGGTTTTGTTGCTGAAACTACTTATGAAATGGTGCGATGGAAACGTCTATACGCTGAAATTGCTGAAGTAAAAGAACCTTTTGATCGTGACAATCTGTGGCGTATGTTTGCGGTTTGGGCAACTTTAAAAGGGGTAAAATTACCAGATTGGAAATATTTTGAAGGCACACCATTACGTCGTATTAAAGGTCGATATGATGAGCTTTCTAACAATAGAAAATTTAAAGAATCCATCCCAGATTGGATGGATGAAATTGGTGTAAAAGAATTAGGCAAAGAACTTTGGAGCAAAGAAATTGAAGCTCTAAACGTGCAAGCCGATGTTATTTTACGTGTTAATACATTGAAAACAACTAAAGAAGAACTACAAACTGCTTTATTCGATTTAGATATTGAAACCGATTTTTTACCAGATCACCCAAGTGCTCTAAAATTAAAAGAGCGTGCTAATGTATTTTCTACTGAAATGTTTAAAAACGGACATTTTGAAGTACAAGATGCCTCTTCACAATTGGTTGCCGAGTTTTTAAATGTAGAACCAGGTATGCGTGTTGTAGATGCTTGTGCTGGTGCTGGAGGAAAAACGTTGCACCTAGCTTCTTTAATGGAAAATAAAGGACAAATTATTGCCATGGATATTTATGGTAATAAATTGAACGAATTAAAAAGACGCGCTAAACGTAACGGCGCTCATAATATTGAAAACCGTGCCATAGAATCTACTAAAGTTATTAAAAAACTTTACGATAAAGCCGATCGTGTTTTAATCGATGCGCCTTGTTCTGGCTTAGGTGTTTTAAGAAGAAACCCTGATGCCAAATGGAAACTTCAACCTGAGTTTATTGACAAAATCAAGAAAACGCAACAAGAAATTATCCAACAGTATTGTAAAATGGTTAAACCTGGCGGACAAATGGTTTACGCAACTTGTTCGGTATTACCTTCGGAAAACCAAGACCAAGTGGCAACCTTTTTAAAATCGGAAGCTGGGGAGAATTTCTCTTTAGTTAAGGATAAAAAGGTAATGGCTCATAAATCTGGATTTGATGGGTTTTACATGGCACTTTTAGAACGTAAAGCGAACTAA
- a CDS encoding RNA polymerase sigma factor, with amino-acid sequence MEEQDFINDLRAGKQFAYGKLIDSFQQKVFATCISFVPNKEDAEDIAQDVFVEVFNSINKFKGNSKLSTWIYRITTNKCLEFIRKKNTKKRFAFLQSIMGNEIPMDKTKYFTEMNHPGVLLENKEKSETLFKAINQLPDAQRVVFTLSKIDGLSNQEVCDITEKSLSSVESLMFRAKKNLQDVLGDFYKNEMK; translated from the coding sequence TTGGAAGAACAAGATTTTATAAACGATTTAAGAGCAGGTAAGCAATTTGCGTATGGAAAGTTAATAGATAGCTTTCAGCAAAAAGTTTTTGCAACCTGTATCTCGTTTGTACCCAATAAAGAAGATGCAGAAGATATTGCGCAGGATGTTTTTGTGGAGGTTTTTAATTCGATTAATAAGTTTAAAGGGAATTCAAAATTATCAACTTGGATTTACCGGATTACCACCAATAAATGTTTAGAGTTTATTAGGAAGAAAAACACTAAAAAACGGTTTGCCTTTCTACAATCTATTATGGGGAATGAAATTCCTATGGATAAAACCAAGTATTTCACCGAAATGAATCATCCAGGTGTTTTGTTAGAAAATAAAGAAAAAAGTGAAACGCTGTTTAAGGCTATAAACCAGTTACCCGATGCTCAGCGTGTTGTTTTTACTTTAAGTAAAATAGATGGACTTAGTAATCAGGAGGTTTGTGATATTACAGAAAAAAGTTTGTCGTCGGTAGAATCGTTAATGTTTAGAGCTAAAAAAAACTTACAAGATGTTTTAGGTGATTTTTATAAAAACGAAATGAAGTGA
- a CDS encoding Spy/CpxP family protein refolding chaperone, translating to MKKNIVLYILLIFLVAVNAFFLFNYLGKPIGKRKMEREDPMSFIIDELNFNEEQLEAVQVLNREHRQNMMRNNSGIKKMKDALFSKLSDKELDPKVVDSLARIIALKEMEFDKMAFYHFRGIQELCNPEQKEKFKSIMNDALKKGSNNRERLPNEESGERNGPPPPGGMGGDRQGPPPPMH from the coding sequence ATGAAAAAAAATATAGTTTTATACATTCTGCTTATCTTTTTAGTGGCTGTTAATGCTTTTTTTCTCTTTAATTATTTAGGGAAGCCTATAGGGAAACGAAAGATGGAGCGCGAAGATCCTATGAGTTTTATTATAGATGAGTTAAACTTTAACGAAGAGCAACTAGAGGCTGTGCAAGTTTTAAATAGAGAGCATCGTCAAAATATGATGCGAAACAATAGTGGTATCAAAAAAATGAAGGATGCTTTGTTTAGTAAATTATCAGATAAAGAACTAGATCCTAAAGTTGTAGATTCTTTAGCGCGTATAATTGCTTTAAAAGAAATGGAGTTCGATAAAATGGCGTTTTATCATTTTAGAGGTATTCAAGAATTATGTAATCCAGAGCAAAAAGAAAAGTTTAAGAGTATAATGAATGATGCGCTTAAAAAAGGTTCGAATAATAGAGAGAGATTACCTAATGAAGAAAGCGGAGAAAGAAATGGACCTCCGCCACCAGGAGGAATGGGAGGTGATCGTCAAGGTCCGCCGCCGCCAATGCATTAA
- a CDS encoding EF-hand domain-containing protein has translation MKNKTIKTGVLVFGLALLGSTQTFAQSEEKGNQKPPSFSELLKKLDANEDGKLSENEVDGPLKEQFATIDADKDGFITEAEMKPKAKEAKSEKKSKGQGKGMPTYTELLEQMDTDKDGKLSKSEVKGPLKNDFSKVDTNKDGFLSEAELKNAPKPERPQRR, from the coding sequence ATGAAAAATAAAACAATTAAAACAGGTGTCTTAGTTTTTGGATTGGCACTATTAGGTTCTACTCAAACATTTGCACAGTCGGAAGAAAAGGGAAATCAAAAACCGCCATCATTTAGTGAGTTGTTGAAAAAGCTAGATGCCAATGAAGATGGTAAACTATCGGAAAATGAAGTAGACGGACCGTTAAAAGAGCAGTTTGCTACAATTGATGCCGATAAAGATGGTTTTATTACTGAAGCTGAAATGAAACCGAAGGCAAAAGAAGCAAAATCGGAAAAGAAGAGTAAAGGTCAAGGAAAAGGTATGCCAACTTATACGGAGTTGTTAGAGCAAATGGATACTGATAAGGATGGTAAACTTTCTAAAAGTGAAGTTAAGGGGCCTTTAAAAAACGATTTCTCTAAAGTTGATACTAATAAAGATGGTTTTTTATCTGAGGCAGAATTAAAAAATGCTCCAAAGCCAGAGCGTCCACAAAGAAGATAA
- a CDS encoding polyphosphate polymerase domain-containing protein, whose amino-acid sequence MPQNIQKLMSRFSSISLEEMNSVALMKRTDTKFVINKEQLLAVLSKIDDQYKVLEIKKDRIMSYSSLYFDTDDNKFYNDHHNGKNNRTKIRQRKYVESNLCFLEIKQKNGKGETNKSRIPVSDFEVDLSKSSTAFISETTNEVYNLEPSLWNGFNRITLVSLKNKERVTIDLNLSYKMNDIEKKFENLVVVEVKQERFNRNSAIVKALKVLRQHPYSISKYCIGMVSLYNDIKYNVFKKKLIKINNITA is encoded by the coding sequence ATGCCGCAAAACATTCAAAAATTAATGAGTAGGTTTTCTTCTATTTCGTTAGAAGAAATGAACAGTGTTGCCTTAATGAAACGAACCGATACTAAGTTTGTAATTAATAAGGAGCAATTGCTAGCTGTTTTAAGTAAAATAGATGACCAGTATAAAGTATTGGAAATTAAAAAGGATAGAATAATGAGTTATTCTTCGTTGTATTTTGATACCGATGATAACAAATTTTATAATGATCACCATAATGGCAAGAATAACCGAACTAAAATTCGGCAGCGTAAATATGTAGAATCTAATCTTTGTTTTTTGGAAATAAAGCAAAAAAACGGAAAGGGCGAAACAAATAAATCTAGGATTCCCGTAAGTGATTTTGAAGTTGATTTATCAAAATCTTCTACCGCGTTTATTTCAGAAACCACTAACGAGGTTTATAATTTGGAACCCAGTTTATGGAATGGGTTTAATAGAATAACCTTGGTGAGTTTAAAAAATAAAGAGCGTGTTACTATAGATTTAAATCTTTCTTATAAAATGAATGACATCGAGAAAAAATTTGAGAATCTCGTTGTTGTCGAAGTGAAACAAGAACGTTTTAATCGAAATTCTGCCATAGTAAAAGCTTTAAAAGTATTACGCCAGCACCCTTATAGTATTAGTAAATATTGTATCGGTATGGTTAGTCTTTACAACGATATAAAGTATAATGTATTCAAGAAAAAATTAATTAAAATAAATAATATAACAGCATAA
- a CDS encoding DUF4956 domain-containing protein, with product MEFLEIPIFDDDFFKMGFRFLINLGFLTLIIRYLYYTSSRRKDYLFTFYMISFIVFFLCFTLKKYELDIGMALGLFAIFGIIRYRTDAIAIKEMTYLFVVIGISVMNSLANKKMSYAEILLANTVVVISIAIIEKFWHLKHEVTKEVVYENIENIKPENHALLKADLENRTGLVINEISVGNVDFLRDTAVLTIYYYNKR from the coding sequence ATGGAGTTTTTAGAGATACCAATTTTCGATGATGATTTTTTTAAAATGGGATTCCGGTTTCTAATAAATTTAGGGTTTCTTACCTTAATTATTCGATATCTGTATTACACATCATCTCGACGGAAAGATTATCTGTTTACGTTTTATATGATAAGTTTTATTGTATTCTTTTTGTGTTTTACGCTTAAAAAATATGAATTAGATATTGGTATGGCGCTTGGGCTTTTTGCCATATTTGGTATAATCCGGTATAGAACCGATGCTATTGCTATAAAAGAAATGACCTATTTGTTTGTGGTTATTGGGATATCCGTAATGAACTCGTTGGCGAATAAAAAAATGAGTTATGCCGAAATTCTTTTAGCGAATACCGTAGTTGTTATTTCAATAGCTATTATAGAAAAATTTTGGCATCTAAAGCACGAGGTTACTAAAGAGGTGGTTTATGAAAATATTGAAAATATTAAACCCGAAAATCACGCTTTGCTTAAAGCTGATTTAGAAAACAGAACAGGGTTGGTAATAAATGAAATATCTGTTGGAAATGTAGATTTTTTAAGAGACACTGCAGTGTTAACTATTTATTATTATAACAAGAGATAA
- a CDS encoding DUF2490 domain-containing protein — translation MLSGYLSFGQSGDSDWGSWNTIGLEYKLDKKWTFSLEEQLRLKENISVVDEYFTQLGAEYKLFKGFNLAGGVRYIRQNDNQGNIQGYENHFRYNIDATYKHDIDNFTLGYRLRYQNKNELGVSAAEGDYANQNIRLKASIEYNIKKWKLDPKFSAELFNHFEKEDDNGFSKYRLTFGTDYKIKKIGKIGVFYRFEKELNVDLPDVTNIIGLKFIYTIKNK, via the coding sequence ATGCTTAGCGGTTATTTAAGTTTTGGACAATCTGGAGATAGTGATTGGGGATCTTGGAATACTATAGGTTTAGAGTATAAATTAGATAAAAAATGGACGTTTAGTTTAGAAGAGCAACTTCGGTTAAAAGAGAATATATCTGTTGTAGACGAATATTTTACGCAGTTGGGTGCCGAATATAAACTGTTTAAAGGTTTTAATCTCGCTGGAGGGGTTCGGTATATTCGTCAAAATGATAATCAAGGAAATATTCAGGGTTACGAAAATCATTTTAGGTATAATATCGATGCGACTTATAAACACGATATAGATAATTTCACTCTTGGTTATCGCTTACGCTATCAGAATAAAAATGAATTAGGCGTTTCTGCAGCAGAGGGAGATTACGCCAATCAAAATATAAGACTAAAAGCATCTATAGAATACAATATTAAAAAGTGGAAATTAGATCCTAAATTTTCCGCAGAATTATTTAATCATTTTGAAAAGGAGGATGATAATGGTTTTAGTAAATACCGATTAACGTTTGGCACCGATTATAAAATTAAAAAAATTGGAAAAATTGGAGTTTTCTATCGTTTTGAAAAAGAGTTAAACGTGGATTTACCCGATGTTACCAATATTATTGGCTTAAAATTTATATATACAATCAAAAACAAATAA